Proteins found in one Microcella daejeonensis genomic segment:
- the recR gene encoding recombination mediator RecR: MYDGIIQDLIDEFGRLPGIGPKSAQRIAFHILQTESFDVARLAQLLIDVREKVRFCEICGNVAEEATCSICRDPRRSPVSICVVEEAKDVVAIERTREFRGLYHVLGGAISPIDGIGPDDLRIAQLLGRLGDGTVTEVIIATDPNLEGEATATYLTRLLVQPGLTVSRLASGLPVGGDLEYADEVTLGRAFEGRRSVQR; this comes from the coding sequence GTGTACGACGGCATCATCCAGGACCTGATCGACGAGTTCGGCCGGCTGCCGGGCATCGGCCCGAAGTCCGCCCAGCGCATCGCCTTCCACATCCTCCAGACGGAGTCCTTCGACGTCGCCCGCCTCGCGCAGCTCCTGATCGACGTGCGCGAGAAGGTGCGCTTCTGCGAGATCTGCGGCAACGTCGCCGAGGAGGCGACCTGCTCGATCTGCCGCGACCCGCGCCGCTCGCCCGTGAGCATCTGCGTCGTCGAGGAGGCGAAGGACGTCGTCGCGATCGAGCGCACGCGCGAGTTCCGCGGGCTGTACCACGTGCTCGGGGGCGCGATCAGCCCCATCGACGGCATCGGCCCCGACGACCTGCGCATCGCGCAGCTGCTCGGCCGTCTCGGCGACGGCACCGTCACCGAGGTGATCATCGCGACCGACCCGAACCTCGAGGGGGAGGCCACCGCGACCTACCTGACCCGCCTGCTGGTGCAGCCGGGTCTGACGGTGTCGCGCCTCGCGAGCGGCCTCCCCGTCGGCGGCGACCTCGAGTACGCCGACGAGGTCACCCTCGGGCGCGCCTTCGAAGGGCGCCGCTCGGTCCAGCGCTGA
- a CDS encoding aspartate-semialdehyde dehydrogenase, with the protein MSAASPAPVSIGVVGATGQVGAVVRRLLLERAFPVGEIRFFASARSAGTVLPFGDRQIVVEDAETADPTGLDIAIFSAGATTSKAQAPRFAAAGVTVIDNSSGWRMDPEVPLVVSEVNPHAIDDAVKGIIANPNCTTMAAMPVLKVLDAEAGLERLIVSTYQAVSGAGLAGGEELLEQATAVVGQSAIDLVHDGSAVEFPAAVKFPAPIAFNVIPQAGSFVDDGLGETDEEKKLRNESRKILELPELRVSGLCVRVPVFTGHSLAINAEFARAFSPERARELLADAPGVQLVDVPTPLAAAGADPSLVGRIRADEGVPGGRGLALFISNDNLRKGAALNAVQIAELVAARKGVSAA; encoded by the coding sequence GTGAGCGCAGCATCCCCCGCCCCCGTCAGCATCGGCGTCGTCGGCGCCACCGGCCAGGTCGGCGCCGTCGTGCGCCGGCTGCTGCTCGAGCGCGCCTTCCCGGTCGGCGAGATCCGCTTCTTCGCCAGCGCCCGCAGCGCCGGAACCGTGCTGCCCTTCGGCGACCGGCAGATCGTCGTCGAGGATGCGGAGACCGCGGACCCCACCGGGCTCGACATCGCGATCTTCAGCGCCGGCGCCACGACGAGCAAGGCCCAGGCCCCGCGCTTCGCGGCCGCCGGCGTCACCGTCATCGACAACTCCTCGGGCTGGCGCATGGATCCGGAGGTGCCCCTCGTCGTGAGCGAGGTCAACCCCCACGCCATCGACGACGCCGTCAAGGGCATCATCGCCAACCCGAACTGCACGACCATGGCCGCGATGCCCGTGCTCAAGGTGCTCGACGCCGAGGCCGGCCTCGAGCGCCTCATCGTCAGCACGTACCAGGCGGTCTCGGGCGCCGGGCTCGCCGGCGGCGAGGAGCTGCTCGAGCAGGCGACCGCGGTCGTCGGCCAGAGCGCCATCGACCTCGTGCACGACGGCTCGGCCGTCGAGTTCCCCGCTGCGGTGAAGTTCCCCGCGCCGATCGCCTTCAACGTCATCCCGCAGGCCGGCAGCTTCGTCGACGACGGCCTCGGCGAGACGGACGAGGAGAAGAAGCTGCGCAACGAGTCGCGCAAGATCCTCGAGCTGCCCGAGCTGCGGGTGAGCGGCCTCTGCGTGCGCGTGCCGGTGTTCACCGGTCACAGCCTCGCGATCAACGCCGAGTTCGCCCGCGCCTTCAGCCCCGAGCGGGCGCGCGAGCTGCTCGCCGACGCCCCCGGCGTGCAGCTGGTGGATGTTCCCACCCCGCTCGCGGCGGCCGGCGCCGACCCGAGTCTCGTCGGGCGCATCCGCGCGGACGAGGGCGTGCCCGGCGGCCGGGGACTCGCGCTCTTCATCAGCAACGACAATCTGCGCAAGGGCGCGGCGCTCAACGCGGTGCAGATCGCCGAGCTCGTCGCGGCGCGGAAGGGCGTCAGCGCGGCGTGA
- a CDS encoding DNA polymerase III subunit gamma and tau produces MVTALYRRYRPETFAELIGQSHVTDPLRAALRSDRVNHAYLFSGPRGCGKTTSARILARCLNCAEGPTDTPCGVCPSCVELSREGGGSLDVVEIDAASHGGVDDARDLRERAIFAPARDRYKVFIIDEAHMVTSGGFNALLKIVEEPPEHVKFIFATTEPEKVIGTIRSRTHHYPFRLVPPAQLLQYVHELADSEGVQIAQGVLPLVVRAGGGSVRDSLSLLDQLIAGSDADTVTYERAVALLGYTHAALLDDVVDAIAAADSAAAFGAIDRVVQTGQDPRRFVDDLLERLRDLIVVQATGAQAASVLRGVPDDDLARMREQSSRFAPADLSTAADVVNRALTEMTGATSPRLHLELMMARVLVTAAPGAAAVRPADDAAAAAGAPAATAPAAGEAAAPVADAGRFAPASPASESATAESSTAGSPTAASPAAEAPVVPSGPLTLASLRDHWPAVLERIQSVKMSAWTVVYLAQPAALDDGDVLTIAFTSVGDANRFKERTNPADSVSEQVRSAIQHVLGHRVKFKVRVDEGRPAVPAAASEDAPPADPDPAPSAVTAPSRASTSDPSSSAPRPEPEPEPEPAPEPAPEPEPEPEPESEPEPEPEFETEPDLAPEPEPDPEPEPEPTPASRKEPAPAAGTSRASAPIAPSATRTATAPSRADAPSRPSRAEPAEPVTVTGWDVVAIPGSTPATAISHGVGRVDHDDVPPLDDSDAPDDDSAPPPAERVAAPASAPERTIPSAPAPIHPAEAAGRQRYGEAVVRELLGARFLAEEAVESVVSLTSSAPRDE; encoded by the coding sequence GTGGTCACCGCCCTCTACCGTCGCTACCGTCCCGAGACGTTCGCCGAGCTGATCGGGCAGTCGCACGTGACCGATCCGCTGCGGGCGGCCCTGCGCAGCGACCGCGTGAACCACGCCTACCTCTTCAGCGGCCCGCGCGGGTGCGGCAAGACCACGTCGGCGCGCATCCTCGCCCGCTGCCTCAACTGCGCCGAGGGCCCCACCGACACCCCCTGCGGGGTGTGCCCCAGCTGCGTCGAGCTCTCGCGCGAGGGCGGCGGCTCGCTCGACGTCGTCGAGATCGACGCGGCCAGCCACGGCGGCGTCGACGACGCGCGCGACCTGCGGGAGCGGGCGATCTTCGCCCCGGCGCGCGACCGCTACAAGGTCTTCATCATCGACGAGGCGCACATGGTCACCTCGGGCGGCTTCAACGCGCTGCTGAAGATCGTGGAGGAGCCGCCGGAGCACGTGAAGTTCATCTTCGCGACGACGGAGCCCGAGAAGGTCATCGGCACCATCCGCTCGCGCACCCACCACTACCCCTTCCGCCTCGTGCCGCCCGCCCAGCTGCTGCAGTACGTGCACGAGCTCGCCGACAGCGAGGGCGTGCAGATCGCGCAGGGCGTGCTGCCCCTCGTCGTGCGTGCCGGCGGCGGTTCCGTGCGCGACAGCCTCTCGCTGCTCGATCAGCTCATCGCGGGCAGCGACGCCGACACGGTCACCTACGAGCGCGCCGTCGCGCTGCTGGGCTACACCCACGCCGCGCTCCTCGACGACGTCGTCGATGCGATCGCCGCCGCCGACTCCGCGGCCGCCTTCGGGGCGATCGACCGGGTCGTGCAGACGGGGCAGGATCCCCGGCGGTTCGTCGACGACCTGCTCGAGCGACTGCGCGACCTCATCGTCGTGCAGGCCACGGGAGCGCAGGCGGCGAGCGTGCTGCGCGGCGTGCCCGACGACGATCTGGCCCGCATGCGCGAGCAGTCGTCGCGCTTCGCGCCCGCCGACCTCTCGACCGCCGCCGACGTGGTCAACCGCGCCCTCACCGAGATGACCGGCGCCACCTCGCCCCGTCTGCACCTCGAGCTCATGATGGCCCGCGTGCTCGTCACGGCGGCGCCCGGCGCCGCCGCGGTTCGACCCGCCGACGACGCCGCTGCGGCCGCCGGAGCTCCCGCCGCGACGGCCCCCGCTGCCGGTGAGGCGGCAGCCCCCGTCGCCGACGCCGGGCGCTTTGCTCCCGCCTCTCCCGCTTCTGAGTCGGCCACCGCTGAGTCGTCCACCGCTGGATCACCCACTGCTGCGTCGCCGGCGGCCGAGGCCCCGGTCGTTCCGAGCGGCCCGCTGACGCTCGCGTCGCTTCGCGACCACTGGCCCGCGGTGCTCGAGCGCATCCAGTCGGTCAAGATGAGCGCCTGGACGGTCGTCTACCTCGCGCAGCCGGCCGCGCTCGATGACGGCGACGTGCTGACGATCGCCTTCACCTCCGTCGGCGACGCCAACCGCTTCAAGGAGCGCACCAATCCCGCCGACAGCGTCAGCGAGCAGGTGCGCAGCGCGATCCAGCACGTGCTCGGCCATCGCGTGAAGTTCAAGGTGCGCGTCGACGAGGGGCGGCCGGCGGTACCCGCGGCGGCGTCCGAGGACGCGCCGCCCGCCGACCCCGACCCGGCCCCGTCCGCGGTCACCGCACCCTCCCGCGCCTCCACGTCGGATCCGTCCTCGTCGGCCCCGCGGCCGGAGCCGGAACCGGAGCCGGAGCCCGCGCCCGAGCCCGCGCCCGAGCCGGAGCCCGAGCCCGAGCCGGAGTCGGAGCCCGAGCCCGAGCCCGAGTTCGAGACCGAACCGGACCTCGCCCCCGAACCGGAGCCGGATCCGGAGCCCGAGCCCGAGCCCACGCCGGCGTCCCGGAAAGAGCCGGCTCCCGCCGCCGGGACCTCGCGAGCGTCCGCCCCGATCGCGCCCTCCGCGACGAGGACGGCGACGGCGCCCTCCCGGGCCGATGCGCCCTCCCGCCCGTCCCGCGCCGAACCGGCCGAGCCGGTGACGGTGACGGGATGGGACGTCGTCGCGATCCCGGGCAGCACGCCCGCCACGGCGATCTCGCACGGCGTCGGTCGCGTCGACCACGACGACGTGCCCCCGCTCGACGACTCCGATGCGCCGGACGACGATTCGGCCCCGCCGCCGGCGGAGCGCGTCGCTGCACCGGCGTCGGCCCCCGAGCGCACCATCCCCTCCGCGCCGGCGCCGATCCATCCCGCCGAGGCTGCCGGGCGCCAGCGGTACGGCGAGGCCGTCGTCCGCGAGCTGCTCGGTGCCCGATTCCTCGCTGAAGAGGCCGTGGAATCGGTCGTCAGCCTCACCAGCTCCGCCCCGAGAGACGAGTAG
- a CDS encoding SGNH/GDSL hydrolase family protein produces MTVGSDAAVASYAAIGDSFSEGMGDELPDGTPRGWADLVALGLAHAAQAPLGYANLAIRGRLLGPILDEQLPVALDLAPDLLSINGGGNDIMRPRVSVAAVADRLADAADRAAARGIRVMIVSGADPGDHIPLGRMVRSRGDQLAREVRRRLDGRAMLFVDNWADEGLRDLRYWSIDRLHLNALGHARVAGNVLAALDVPVAPGGESAAERLHELEAARPRTAAYWREYVLPWIGRRLTGRSSGDGRAPKRATLEPISLDR; encoded by the coding sequence GTGACGGTCGGCAGCGACGCGGCGGTCGCCAGCTACGCCGCGATCGGCGACAGCTTCAGCGAGGGGATGGGCGACGAGCTGCCCGACGGTACTCCCCGGGGCTGGGCCGACCTCGTCGCGCTCGGGCTCGCGCACGCCGCGCAGGCGCCGCTCGGCTACGCCAACCTCGCCATCCGCGGCCGACTGCTCGGCCCCATCCTCGACGAGCAGCTGCCCGTCGCCCTCGACCTCGCCCCCGATCTGCTGAGCATCAACGGCGGCGGCAACGACATCATGCGGCCGCGGGTCTCGGTGGCCGCGGTCGCCGACCGGCTGGCGGACGCGGCCGATCGCGCCGCCGCGCGCGGCATCCGCGTCATGATCGTGAGCGGCGCCGACCCCGGCGACCACATCCCGCTCGGTCGCATGGTGCGCTCGCGCGGCGATCAGCTGGCCCGCGAGGTGCGCCGCCGGCTCGACGGGCGCGCGATGCTCTTCGTCGACAACTGGGCCGACGAGGGCCTGCGCGACCTGCGCTACTGGTCGATCGACCGCCTGCATCTCAACGCGCTCGGCCATGCGCGCGTCGCCGGCAACGTGCTCGCCGCGCTCGACGTGCCCGTGGCCCCCGGAGGGGAGTCGGCGGCCGAGCGGCTGCACGAGCTCGAGGCGGCGCGGCCCCGCACGGCCGCCTACTGGCGCGAGTACGTGCTGCCGTGGATCGGCCGCCGTCTCACGGGCCGGTCGAGCGGCGACGGGCGAGCGCCGAAGCGGGCGACGCTCGAGCCGATCAGCCTCGATCGCTAG
- a CDS encoding aspartate kinase yields MSLIVQKFGGSSVADAESIKRVAKRIVATRTAGHEVVVAVSAMGDTTDELIDLAHEVTPIPDAREMDMLLTTGERISMALLAMAIKSLGHEARSYTGSQAGMITDAQHGSARIVDVTPTRVREALDDGAIAIVAGFQGFNRDSRDITTLGRGGSDTTAVALAAALNADVCEIYTDVDGVFTADPRVVPLARKIDRVSAEEMLELAASGAKVLHIRAVEFARRHGVALHVRSSFTPAEGTWVRNPIEGETMEEPIITGVAGDLSEAKITVVGVPDTPGKAADIFTMVAKTGANIDMIVQNVSAATTGRTDISFTLPKSDGSTVLTALRSEQESVGFLSLQYDDQIGKLSVVGGGMRTNAGVSAQLFTALKDAGINIEMISTSEIRISVVTRADILNEAVRTVHAAFGLDGDTEAAVYAGTGR; encoded by the coding sequence GTGAGCCTCATCGTGCAGAAGTTCGGCGGATCCTCCGTCGCCGACGCCGAGAGCATCAAGCGCGTCGCCAAGCGCATCGTCGCCACGCGCACCGCCGGCCATGAGGTCGTCGTCGCCGTCAGCGCCATGGGCGACACCACCGACGAGCTCATCGACCTCGCTCACGAGGTCACGCCCATCCCCGACGCACGCGAGATGGACATGCTGCTCACGACCGGCGAGCGCATCTCGATGGCGCTGCTGGCGATGGCCATCAAGAGCCTGGGTCACGAGGCGCGCTCCTACACCGGCAGCCAGGCCGGCATGATCACGGATGCCCAGCACGGCTCCGCCCGCATCGTCGACGTCACCCCCACCCGCGTGCGCGAGGCGCTCGACGACGGCGCGATCGCCATCGTCGCCGGGTTCCAGGGCTTCAACCGCGACAGCCGCGACATCACCACGCTCGGGCGCGGCGGCAGCGACACCACCGCCGTCGCCCTCGCCGCGGCGCTGAACGCCGACGTCTGCGAGATCTACACCGACGTCGACGGCGTCTTCACCGCCGACCCGCGCGTCGTGCCGCTGGCGCGCAAGATCGACCGGGTCTCGGCGGAGGAGATGCTCGAGCTCGCCGCGAGCGGCGCCAAAGTCCTGCACATCCGCGCCGTCGAGTTCGCCCGCCGGCACGGGGTCGCACTGCACGTGCGCTCGTCGTTCACGCCCGCCGAGGGCACCTGGGTGCGCAACCCGATCGAGGGAGAGACAATGGAAGAACCGATCATCACCGGCGTCGCCGGCGACCTCTCCGAGGCGAAGATCACCGTCGTCGGCGTGCCCGACACCCCCGGCAAGGCGGCCGACATCTTCACCATGGTCGCCAAGACCGGCGCCAACATCGACATGATCGTGCAGAACGTCAGCGCCGCCACGACCGGCCGCACCGACATCTCCTTCACGCTGCCGAAGAGCGACGGCTCGACGGTGCTCACCGCGCTGCGCTCCGAGCAGGAGTCGGTCGGCTTCCTCTCGCTGCAGTACGACGACCAGATCGGCAAGCTCTCCGTCGTCGGCGGGGGCATGCGCACCAACGCGGGCGTCAGCGCCCAGCTGTTCACGGCGCTGAAGGACGCCGGCATCAACATCGAGATGATCTCCACCTCCGAGATCCGCATCTCCGTCGTCACCCGCGCCGACATCCTCAACGAGGCCGTGCGCACCGTGCACGCGGCCTTCGGGCTCGACGGCGACACCGAGGCCGCGGTCTACGCGGGAACGGGGCGATGA
- a CDS encoding sulfite exporter TauE/SafE family protein produces MILPLLATGLVGGLLSGMFGVGGGIVMVPMLMWWARMDQRRASATSLVAIVPSAVVGAVGYGINGQIDYFAAALIAVGAVVGAPIGAWLLRTLPLGWLRWMFIAGLLIIAVRLILVAPERGGSLELDVLPIIGLVVLGFVMGIASGMFGIGGGVIAVPVLIALFGMGDLVAKGTSLLAMIPTALSGTVANVRAGMVDVRQGLIVGIAAACASLGGVALAFLVPPQVAGVLFGILLLAVVAQLSVRAVRAQRAARASAREDAAADAPSDRG; encoded by the coding sequence GTGATTCTGCCCCTTCTTGCCACCGGCCTCGTCGGCGGGCTTCTTTCCGGGATGTTCGGCGTCGGCGGCGGCATCGTCATGGTGCCGATGCTCATGTGGTGGGCGCGCATGGACCAGCGCCGGGCATCCGCCACCAGCCTCGTCGCGATCGTGCCGAGCGCCGTCGTCGGCGCCGTCGGATACGGGATCAACGGTCAGATCGACTACTTCGCGGCCGCCCTCATCGCCGTCGGCGCCGTCGTGGGCGCCCCGATCGGGGCCTGGTTGCTGCGCACGCTGCCGCTCGGCTGGCTGCGCTGGATGTTCATCGCCGGCCTGCTCATCATCGCCGTGCGCCTCATCCTCGTCGCCCCCGAGCGCGGCGGCAGCCTCGAGCTCGACGTGCTGCCGATCATCGGGCTCGTCGTCCTCGGCTTCGTCATGGGCATCGCGAGCGGCATGTTCGGCATCGGCGGCGGCGTCATCGCGGTGCCGGTGCTCATCGCCCTCTTCGGCATGGGCGACCTCGTGGCCAAGGGCACCTCGCTGCTCGCCATGATCCCGACGGCCCTCTCGGGCACGGTCGCGAACGTGCGCGCGGGCATGGTGGATGTGCGCCAGGGCCTCATCGTCGGCATCGCAGCGGCGTGCGCCTCGCTCGGCGGCGTCGCACTGGCGTTCCTCGTGCCGCCGCAGGTCGCCGGCGTGCTGTTCGGGATCCTGCTGCTCGCGGTCGTCGCGCAGCTCAGCGTGCGGGCCGTCCGGGCGCAGCGCGCCGCCCGGGCGTCGGCGCGCGAGGACGCGGCGGCGGACGCTCCTAGCGATCGAGGCTGA
- a CDS encoding SGNH/GDSL hydrolase family protein, with product MTAPSASRLSSRRASRPALLGLLAVIASAGLVACAAPAPAPAPPEGDGPIVAFYGDSYTLGTGATDDSVRWSTVISEERGWREYNPSVNGLGYLRNRSTFGDGDLPDLIIEQSPDIVFVTMGLNDNFGYEQEGERIAQQMNDDIDRLVEALPEARFIVVEPFWYTDERPESVEVIIGWQRAMAERIGADYIAGASRWIEGRPELMASDGLHPNDDGYAVMAERMRAELEALGL from the coding sequence ATGACCGCTCCCTCCGCCTCGCGCCTCAGCTCGCGCCGGGCATCCCGCCCCGCTCTTCTCGGCCTGCTCGCCGTCATCGCCTCCGCGGGTCTCGTCGCGTGCGCGGCGCCGGCCCCGGCCCCCGCGCCGCCCGAGGGCGATGGCCCGATCGTCGCCTTCTACGGCGACTCGTACACGCTCGGCACGGGCGCGACCGACGATTCGGTGCGCTGGTCGACCGTCATCAGCGAGGAGCGCGGCTGGCGCGAGTACAACCCCAGCGTCAACGGGCTCGGCTACCTGCGCAACCGGTCGACCTTCGGCGACGGAGACCTGCCCGACCTCATCATCGAGCAGAGCCCCGACATCGTGTTCGTCACGATGGGCCTCAACGACAACTTCGGCTACGAGCAGGAGGGCGAGCGCATCGCGCAGCAGATGAACGACGACATCGATCGGCTCGTCGAGGCCCTGCCCGAGGCCCGCTTCATCGTCGTCGAGCCCTTCTGGTACACCGACGAGCGCCCGGAGTCGGTCGAGGTCATCATCGGCTGGCAGCGCGCGATGGCCGAGCGCATCGGCGCCGACTACATCGCCGGCGCCTCGCGCTGGATCGAGGGGCGTCCGGAGCTCATGGCCTCCGACGGCCTCCACCCGAACGACGACGGGTACGCGGTCATGGCGGAGCGCATGCGGGCCGAGCTCGAGGCCCTCGGCCTGTGA
- a CDS encoding malate:quinone oxidoreductase yields the protein MSATLATMLQQLEPEWDIRIYERLSDVALESSNPWNNAGTGHAALCELNYTPERADGTIDITNAVKVNEQFQVSRQFWAYLVNEGTLPEPTAFLNSTPHMSFVWGEANVAYLRKRYDALKDHPLFAGMEYSEDAAQIRRWAPLLLPGRAKSQPIAATYMASGTDVDFGALTRLLVDGFIDNGGRLEVEHTVRGLKKLKDGAWRIKLRHEIGETPLQVEARFVFVGAGGHALPLLQKSRIPEIRGFGGFPISGEWLRSDDPEIVAKHLAKVYGKASVGAPPMSVPHLDTRVVDGQASLLFGPYAGFSPKFLKTGSWFDLFGSIRLHNIVPMLQVGLRNFDLVKYLVGELLASREDRLDALREFYPNAKGDDWYKMVAGQRVQVIKNDPEKGGVLQFGTEVVAAADGSIAGLLGASPGASTAAPIMLELLQRCFPDRMAAWTPRITRMVPTYGGTVSESPETADRVLGETAAVLAIAR from the coding sequence ATGAGCGCGACCCTGGCGACCATGCTGCAGCAGCTGGAGCCCGAGTGGGACATCCGCATCTATGAGCGCCTGAGCGACGTCGCTCTGGAGAGCTCGAACCCCTGGAACAACGCGGGCACCGGCCACGCCGCCCTGTGCGAGCTCAACTACACCCCCGAGCGCGCCGACGGCACGATCGACATCACCAACGCGGTGAAGGTCAACGAGCAGTTCCAGGTCTCGCGGCAGTTCTGGGCCTACCTCGTGAACGAGGGCACTCTGCCCGAGCCGACGGCGTTCCTGAACTCGACGCCGCACATGAGCTTCGTCTGGGGCGAGGCGAACGTCGCCTACCTGCGCAAGCGCTACGACGCCCTGAAGGACCACCCGCTGTTCGCGGGCATGGAGTACAGCGAGGATGCCGCTCAGATCCGTCGTTGGGCGCCGCTGCTGCTGCCCGGCCGGGCGAAGAGCCAGCCCATCGCGGCCACCTACATGGCCTCGGGCACCGACGTCGACTTCGGAGCGCTCACGCGCCTGCTCGTCGACGGCTTCATCGACAACGGCGGCCGGCTCGAGGTCGAGCACACGGTGCGCGGCCTGAAGAAGCTGAAGGACGGCGCCTGGCGCATCAAGCTGCGGCACGAGATCGGCGAGACGCCCCTGCAGGTCGAGGCCCGCTTCGTCTTCGTCGGCGCCGGCGGCCACGCGCTGCCCCTGCTGCAGAAGAGCCGCATCCCCGAGATCCGCGGCTTCGGCGGGTTCCCCATCAGCGGGGAGTGGCTGCGCAGCGACGATCCCGAGATCGTGGCCAAGCACCTCGCCAAGGTCTACGGCAAGGCCAGTGTCGGAGCCCCGCCGATGTCGGTGCCGCACCTCGACACCCGCGTCGTCGACGGCCAGGCCTCGCTGCTGTTCGGCCCCTACGCCGGATTCAGCCCCAAGTTCCTCAAGACCGGCTCGTGGTTCGACCTCTTCGGCTCGATCCGCCTGCACAACATCGTTCCGATGCTGCAGGTGGGCCTGCGCAACTTCGACCTCGTGAAGTACCTCGTCGGCGAGCTGCTCGCGAGCCGGGAGGACCGCCTGGATGCCCTGCGCGAGTTCTACCCGAACGCGAAGGGCGACGACTGGTACAAGATGGTCGCCGGCCAGCGCGTGCAGGTCATCAAGAACGACCCGGAGAAGGGCGGCGTGCTGCAGTTCGGCACCGAGGTCGTCGCAGCAGCCGACGGCTCGATCGCCGGTCTGCTCGGCGCCTCGCCCGGCGCATCGACGGCCGCGCCGATCATGCTCGAGCTGCTGCAGCGCTGCTTCCCCGATCGCATGGCGGCCTGGACGCCGAGGATCACGCGCATGGTGCCGACCTACGGCGGCACGGTCAGCGAGTCGCCGGAGACGGCCGACCGGGTGCTCGGCGAGACGGCCGCCGTGCTCGCCATCGCGCGGTAG
- a CDS encoding dsRNA-binding motif domain-containing protein, protein MSSLLSLSGRTSPARQLQWLSPQKGLWVASEHTAEGMAHAGYVELVGTGYVVADGVGRHLGRFATRAAAQRALRTSRLRRRDQRASA, encoded by the coding sequence ATGAGCTCGCTCCTCTCCCTCTCCGGCCGCACCTCCCCCGCGCGGCAGCTGCAGTGGCTCAGCCCGCAGAAGGGCCTCTGGGTCGCCTCGGAGCACACGGCCGAGGGCATGGCGCACGCCGGGTACGTCGAGCTCGTCGGCACCGGGTACGTCGTCGCCGACGGCGTCGGCCGGCACCTCGGCCGCTTCGCGACCCGCGCCGCCGCCCAGCGCGCCCTGCGCACGAGCCGCCTGCGGCGCCGCGATCAGCGCGCGAGCGCCTGA
- a CDS encoding TetR/AcrR family transcriptional regulator has product MTAAEQTAVRRRGAAVEATVLDTTIALLVERGSAIAVDEVAEASGVHKTTIYRRYPTRELLIAAAIRRLGETAVPAVVDADPRAAVLQLARSVAGALRSPQGGNILRAVMAASAASPELVAFADDFFRDRYALATEHLARLAAAGGLRADVDPVVVWEQIVNPMHVRALCGRATSDAEAEQLVELALRGAAV; this is encoded by the coding sequence GTGACCGCCGCCGAGCAGACCGCCGTCCGTCGGCGCGGGGCCGCCGTCGAGGCGACCGTGCTCGACACGACGATCGCCCTCCTCGTCGAGCGAGGGTCGGCCATCGCGGTCGACGAGGTCGCCGAGGCCAGCGGCGTGCACAAGACGACGATCTACCGCCGCTACCCGACGCGCGAGCTGCTCATCGCCGCGGCGATCCGGCGGCTCGGCGAGACGGCGGTGCCCGCGGTCGTCGACGCCGATCCGCGCGCGGCCGTGCTGCAGCTCGCGCGGTCGGTCGCCGGCGCCCTGCGGTCGCCGCAGGGCGGCAACATCCTGCGCGCCGTCATGGCCGCATCCGCGGCCTCGCCCGAGCTGGTCGCGTTCGCTGACGACTTCTTCCGCGATCGCTACGCCCTCGCCACCGAGCACCTCGCGCGCCTGGCGGCCGCGGGAGGCCTCCGGGCCGACGTCGACCCGGTCGTCGTGTGGGAGCAGATCGTGAACCCCATGCACGTGCGAGCGCTGTGCGGGCGGGCGACGAGCGACGCCGAGGCCGAGCAGCTCGTCGAGCTGGCGCTGCGCGGCGCGGCGGTGTAG
- a CDS encoding SRPBCC domain-containing protein — protein MTTTTRATESVESSPFRVSITTSILIDAPQAAVWSVLTDTAAYPQWNSFIRRWEGALAPGARQHVRIEPTTTSGQSFRPRIIDLQPGRELTWLGRVGLPGVLDGRHRFVVEPLGEGRSRLVQSEVLSGALVPLLRRMLTVATPAAFSRMNAELAARATAA, from the coding sequence ATGACCACCACGACCCGCGCCACCGAGAGCGTCGAGAGCTCCCCCTTCCGCGTCAGCATCACGACGAGCATCCTGATCGATGCGCCGCAGGCTGCCGTGTGGTCCGTGCTCACCGACACCGCGGCCTACCCGCAGTGGAACAGCTTCATCCGCCGATGGGAGGGCGCGCTCGCGCCGGGCGCCCGGCAGCACGTGCGCATCGAGCCCACGACGACCAGCGGGCAGAGCTTCCGCCCCCGCATCATCGACCTGCAGCCGGGGCGTGAGCTGACCTGGCTCGGCCGGGTCGGGCTCCCGGGCGTGCTCGACGGGCGCCACCGCTTCGTCGTCGAGCCCCTCGGTGAGGGGCGCAGCCGCCTGGTGCAGTCGGAGGTGCTCTCCGGCGCGCTCGTGCCGCTGCTCCGACGCATGCTCACCGTCGCCACCCCGGCGGCGTTCAGCCGGATGAACGCCGAGCTCGCCGCACGGGCGACCGCCGCGTGA